One genomic segment of Hippoglossus hippoglossus isolate fHipHip1 chromosome 22, fHipHip1.pri, whole genome shotgun sequence includes these proteins:
- the msh4 gene encoding mutS protein homolog 4 isoform X2 gives MIRSSTEEVTTGGDASDSGQTWAASPVDRGGLNEATSHGPRSTSSISSGSSRQSLDGGCSSSGLRATLPPTGPGKLMEELAGQFHHGVAVGRINPSVVATTSDSSSFRSHVGTPRLRRTPGAAGTHPAQTPLTDHTATSCSSATTPSAASVIVAVVEGRGLARGEIGMASLNLKCPELVLCQFADTGTYAKVITKIHILVPLEILMPDTASEKGKGTKLFKLITENFPCVAFTAIQRKYFNERKGLEYIQQLCAPEFGTVLMEVQAKYYCLAAAAALLKYLEFIQNSVYAAKSLKVSFKGSEQTTMIDSASATNLELVVNNRDHRSEHSLLGVLNHTKTPGGARRLRSNILEPLVDVDTINIRLDAVHELLQDEDLFFGLKNAIGHFLDIDQLLSVLVQIPKQETVQVAEAKITHVIQLKHTLDLVPRLRMVLKNCNTALLKAYSTSLEDTRFDLILEQIKTVINDDTTYLKGSLNMRTQKCYAVRPNVNEFLDIARRAYTEIVDDIAGLVNQMGEKYGFPMRTSFSTARGFFIQMKLEGVVLPGGNLPPEFIKVSKLKNNYGFTTADLMKMNDRCDEALREIFHISYVVICQLLSTVHEHIHCLYKLSDAVSMLDMLLSLANACTISDYVRPEFTDTLAIKQGRHPILERMAGQQPVSNNSYISEGSNFVIITGPNMSGKSTYLKQVALCQIMAQIGSFVPADYASFRVADQIFTRIGVDDDFETNSSTFMLEMKEISYIIHNASDRSLIIIDELGRGTGAEEGIGLCHSVCEFLLGLKAFTLFATHFLELCQLESLYPNVENQHMEVQHTRSVDTDDESVVYTYLLSRGCSEERHYGLRAAEMTALPSSLIQEAKIIASNVSQQLLAKHHSDPETQRQRAVYHLATRLLQAARNSRLDPDSLRMYLKGLRKQYEAELQAAGQPESMDTEEE, from the exons ATGATTCGCAGCAGCACGGAGGAGGTGACAACCGGCGGTGACGCCTCAGACAGCGGACAGACCTGGGCGGCGTCCCCGGTGGACAGAGGCGGACTGAACGAAGCCACCTCACACGGTCcccgctccacctcctccatctcctccggctcATCCCGTCAGAGTTTAGATGGAGGCTGCTCGAGCTCCGGCCTCAGAGCCACACTCCCTCCAACCGGCCCAGGTAAACTGATGGAGGAGTTAGCAG GTCAGTTTCATCATGGCGTCGCGGTGGGGAGGATAAATCCATCAGTGGTTGCAACCACTTCGGACAGCTCCTCCTTCCGCAGCCATGTAGGAACACCCAGACTGAGAAGGACCCCTGGGGCCGCAGGCACACATCCTGCACAGACACCACTTACTGATCACACTG CAACAAGTTGCTCCTCTGCGACAACaccctctgctgcctctgtgatTGTAGCAGTGGTTGAAGGGCGTGGTTTGGCCAGGGGAGAGATCGGCATGGCCAGTCTCAACTTGAAATGTCCAGAGCTCGTACTTTGTCAGTTTGCAGACACTGGGACGTATGCCAAG GTCATAACCAAGATTCACATCCTGGTGCCTCTGGAGATACTGATGCCAGACACGGCGAGTGAGAAGGGAAAAGGGACCAAGCTGTTCAAACTCATCACTGAGAACTTTCCG tgtgttgctTTCACTGCGATCCAAAGGAAGTATTTCAATGAGAGAAAAGGACTGGAGTACATTCAGCAGCTGTGCGCTCCAGAATTTGGCACCGTCCTCATGGAAGTGCAAGCTAA ATATTATTGCctggcagctgcagctgctttgcTGAAATACTTAGAGTTCATCCAGAACTCTGTCTATGCTGCCAAGTCTCTTAAAGTGAGCTTTAAAGGGAGTGAGCAGACAACCATGATAGACTCAGCCTCTGCCACTAACTTGGAGCTGGTGGTCAATAACAGAGACCACAG GAGCGAACATTCTCTTTTAGGAGTGCTTAACCACACAAAAACCCCTGGTGGTGCTAGAAGACTACGCTCCAACATTCTGGAGCCTCTGGTCGATGTGGACACCATTAACATACGACTGGACGCTGTGCATGAGCTGCTACAGGACGAGGATCTCTTCTTCGGCCTGAAAAATG CCATCGGTCATTTCCTTGACATTGACCAGCTGCTCTCGGTTCTCGTCCAAATCCCAAAGCAGGAAACA GTTCAGGTTGCTGAAGCAAAGATCACACATGTCattcagctgaaacacacattGGATCTGGTGCCAAGGTTAAGG ATGGTGTTGAAGAACTGCAACACAGCTCTACTTAAAGCATACAGCACCTCACTGGAAGACACCAG GTTTGACTTGATCCTAGAGCAGATCAAGACAGTGATTAATGACGACACGACCTACCTGAAGGGGAGTCTGAACATGCGCACTCAGAAGTGTTACGCCGTGCGCCCCAATGTCAACGAGTTCCTCGACATTGCCCGCAGAGCCTACACCGAGATAGTGGACGACATTGCCG GGCTAGTGAACCAAATGGGGGAGAAATACGGCTTTCCAATGCGAACCAGCTTCAGCACAGCTCGAGGATTCTTCATCCAGATGAAGCTTGAAGGTGTGGTTCTGCCTGGAGGGAATCTGCCGCCAGAGTTCATCAAG GTTTCCAAGCTCAAGAACAACTACGGCTTCACCACTGCAGACCTGATGAAGATGAACGACCGCTGCGATGAGGCCCTGAGGGAGATCTTTCATATTTCTTATGT GGTGATATGTCAACTGCTGAGCACCGTCCACGAGCACATCCACTGTCTGTACAAGCTCTCTGATGCTGTCTCCATGCTGGACATGCTGCTGTCTCTGGCTAACGCATGCACCATCTCAGACTATG TGCGTCCAGAGTTCACAGACACTCTGGCAATAAAGCAGGGTCGTCACCCCATACTGGAGCGAATGGCTGGACAGCAGCCTGTATCGAACAATAGTTACATCTCCGAGGGCAGCAACTTTGTCATCATCACTGGACCCAACATGAGTGGCAAGTCCACCTACCTCAAACAGGTGGCGCTGTGTCAGATCATGGCTCAAATAG GATCTTTCGTTCCGGCTGACTACGCCTCTTTTCGTGTTGCTGATCAGATCTTTACCAGAATTGGTGTCGACGATGATTTTGAAACTAACTCTTCCACcttcatgttggaaatgaaagaa ATCTCTTACATCATCCACAATGCAAGTGACAGGTCCCTGATCATCATAGATGAGCTGGGACGTGGTACCGGTGCTGAAGAGGGCATTGGCCTCTGTCACTCAGTGTGTGAGTTCCTCCTCGGTCTCAAG GCGTTCACCCTGTTTGCTACACACTTTCTTGAGCTGTGTCAACTGGAGTCTCTTTACCCAAACGTGGAGAACCAGCACATGGAGGTTCAGCACACGCGCAGTGTTGACACTGACGATGAGAGTGTGGTGTACACGTATCTGCTGAGTCGAGGATGCTCCGAGGAGAGGCACTATG GtctgagagcagcagaaatGACTGCCCTCCCTTCAAGTTTAATCCAAGAGGCAAAGATAATAGCCTCTAATGTCAGCCAGCAGCTCTTG GCCAAACATCATAGTGATCcagaaacacagaggcagagagctGTGTACCACCTGGCCACTCGCCTCCTGCAGGCTGCCAGGAACTCCAGACTGGACCCAGACAGCCTGCGGATGTATCTGAAAGGCCTGAGGAAGCAGTAtgaggcagagctgcaggccGCGGGGCAGCCAGAGTCAatggacacagaggaggagtga
- the msh4 gene encoding mutS protein homolog 4 isoform X4, protein MIRSSTEEVTTGGDASDSGQTWAASPVDRGGLNEATSHGPRSTSSISSGSSRQSLDGGCSSSGLRATLPPTGPGQFHHGVAVGRINPSVVATTSDSSSFRSHVGTPRLRRTPGAAGTHPAQTPLTDHTATSCSSATTPSAASVIVAVVEGRGLARGEIGMASLNLKCPELVLCQFADTGTYAKVITKIHILVPLEILMPDTASEKGKGTKLFKLITENFPCVAFTAIQRKYFNERKGLEYIQQLCAPEFGTVLMEVQAKYYCLAAAAALLKYLEFIQNSVYAAKSLKVSFKGSEQTTMIDSASATNLELVVNNRDHRSEHSLLGVLNHTKTPGGARRLRSNILEPLVDVDTINIRLDAVHELLQDEDLFFGLKNAIGHFLDIDQLLSVLVQIPKQETVQVAEAKITHVIQLKHTLDLVPRLRMVLKNCNTALLKAYSTSLEDTRFDLILEQIKTVINDDTTYLKGSLNMRTQKCYAVRPNVNEFLDIARRAYTEIVDDIAGLVNQMGEKYGFPMRTSFSTARGFFIQMKLEGVVLPGGNLPPEFIKVSKLKNNYGFTTADLMKMNDRCDEALREIFHISYVVICQLLSTVHEHIHCLYKLSDAVSMLDMLLSLANACTISDYVRPEFTDTLAIKQGRHPILERMAGQQPVSNNSYISEGSNFVIITGPNMSGKSTYLKQVALCQIMAQIGSFVPADYASFRVADQIFTRIGVDDDFETNSSTFMLEMKEISYIIHNASDRSLIIIDELGRGTGAEEGIGLCHSVCEFLLGLKAFTLFATHFLELCQLESLYPNVENQHMEVQHTRSVDTDDESVVYTYLLSRGCSEERHYGLRAAEMTALPSSLIQEAKIIASNVSQQLLAKHHSDPETQRQRAVYHLATRLLQAARNSRLDPDSLRMYLKGLRKQYEAELQAAGQPESMDTEEE, encoded by the exons ATGATTCGCAGCAGCACGGAGGAGGTGACAACCGGCGGTGACGCCTCAGACAGCGGACAGACCTGGGCGGCGTCCCCGGTGGACAGAGGCGGACTGAACGAAGCCACCTCACACGGTCcccgctccacctcctccatctcctccggctcATCCCGTCAGAGTTTAGATGGAGGCTGCTCGAGCTCCGGCCTCAGAGCCACACTCCCTCCAACCGGCCCAG GTCAGTTTCATCATGGCGTCGCGGTGGGGAGGATAAATCCATCAGTGGTTGCAACCACTTCGGACAGCTCCTCCTTCCGCAGCCATGTAGGAACACCCAGACTGAGAAGGACCCCTGGGGCCGCAGGCACACATCCTGCACAGACACCACTTACTGATCACACTG CAACAAGTTGCTCCTCTGCGACAACaccctctgctgcctctgtgatTGTAGCAGTGGTTGAAGGGCGTGGTTTGGCCAGGGGAGAGATCGGCATGGCCAGTCTCAACTTGAAATGTCCAGAGCTCGTACTTTGTCAGTTTGCAGACACTGGGACGTATGCCAAG GTCATAACCAAGATTCACATCCTGGTGCCTCTGGAGATACTGATGCCAGACACGGCGAGTGAGAAGGGAAAAGGGACCAAGCTGTTCAAACTCATCACTGAGAACTTTCCG tgtgttgctTTCACTGCGATCCAAAGGAAGTATTTCAATGAGAGAAAAGGACTGGAGTACATTCAGCAGCTGTGCGCTCCAGAATTTGGCACCGTCCTCATGGAAGTGCAAGCTAA ATATTATTGCctggcagctgcagctgctttgcTGAAATACTTAGAGTTCATCCAGAACTCTGTCTATGCTGCCAAGTCTCTTAAAGTGAGCTTTAAAGGGAGTGAGCAGACAACCATGATAGACTCAGCCTCTGCCACTAACTTGGAGCTGGTGGTCAATAACAGAGACCACAG GAGCGAACATTCTCTTTTAGGAGTGCTTAACCACACAAAAACCCCTGGTGGTGCTAGAAGACTACGCTCCAACATTCTGGAGCCTCTGGTCGATGTGGACACCATTAACATACGACTGGACGCTGTGCATGAGCTGCTACAGGACGAGGATCTCTTCTTCGGCCTGAAAAATG CCATCGGTCATTTCCTTGACATTGACCAGCTGCTCTCGGTTCTCGTCCAAATCCCAAAGCAGGAAACA GTTCAGGTTGCTGAAGCAAAGATCACACATGTCattcagctgaaacacacattGGATCTGGTGCCAAGGTTAAGG ATGGTGTTGAAGAACTGCAACACAGCTCTACTTAAAGCATACAGCACCTCACTGGAAGACACCAG GTTTGACTTGATCCTAGAGCAGATCAAGACAGTGATTAATGACGACACGACCTACCTGAAGGGGAGTCTGAACATGCGCACTCAGAAGTGTTACGCCGTGCGCCCCAATGTCAACGAGTTCCTCGACATTGCCCGCAGAGCCTACACCGAGATAGTGGACGACATTGCCG GGCTAGTGAACCAAATGGGGGAGAAATACGGCTTTCCAATGCGAACCAGCTTCAGCACAGCTCGAGGATTCTTCATCCAGATGAAGCTTGAAGGTGTGGTTCTGCCTGGAGGGAATCTGCCGCCAGAGTTCATCAAG GTTTCCAAGCTCAAGAACAACTACGGCTTCACCACTGCAGACCTGATGAAGATGAACGACCGCTGCGATGAGGCCCTGAGGGAGATCTTTCATATTTCTTATGT GGTGATATGTCAACTGCTGAGCACCGTCCACGAGCACATCCACTGTCTGTACAAGCTCTCTGATGCTGTCTCCATGCTGGACATGCTGCTGTCTCTGGCTAACGCATGCACCATCTCAGACTATG TGCGTCCAGAGTTCACAGACACTCTGGCAATAAAGCAGGGTCGTCACCCCATACTGGAGCGAATGGCTGGACAGCAGCCTGTATCGAACAATAGTTACATCTCCGAGGGCAGCAACTTTGTCATCATCACTGGACCCAACATGAGTGGCAAGTCCACCTACCTCAAACAGGTGGCGCTGTGTCAGATCATGGCTCAAATAG GATCTTTCGTTCCGGCTGACTACGCCTCTTTTCGTGTTGCTGATCAGATCTTTACCAGAATTGGTGTCGACGATGATTTTGAAACTAACTCTTCCACcttcatgttggaaatgaaagaa ATCTCTTACATCATCCACAATGCAAGTGACAGGTCCCTGATCATCATAGATGAGCTGGGACGTGGTACCGGTGCTGAAGAGGGCATTGGCCTCTGTCACTCAGTGTGTGAGTTCCTCCTCGGTCTCAAG GCGTTCACCCTGTTTGCTACACACTTTCTTGAGCTGTGTCAACTGGAGTCTCTTTACCCAAACGTGGAGAACCAGCACATGGAGGTTCAGCACACGCGCAGTGTTGACACTGACGATGAGAGTGTGGTGTACACGTATCTGCTGAGTCGAGGATGCTCCGAGGAGAGGCACTATG GtctgagagcagcagaaatGACTGCCCTCCCTTCAAGTTTAATCCAAGAGGCAAAGATAATAGCCTCTAATGTCAGCCAGCAGCTCTTG GCCAAACATCATAGTGATCcagaaacacagaggcagagagctGTGTACCACCTGGCCACTCGCCTCCTGCAGGCTGCCAGGAACTCCAGACTGGACCCAGACAGCCTGCGGATGTATCTGAAAGGCCTGAGGAAGCAGTAtgaggcagagctgcaggccGCGGGGCAGCCAGAGTCAatggacacagaggaggagtga
- the msh4 gene encoding mutS protein homolog 4 isoform X6 has translation MASLNLKCPELVLCQFADTGTYAKVITKIHILVPLEILMPDTASEKGKGTKLFKLITENFPCVAFTAIQRKYFNERKGLEYIQQLCAPEFGTVLMEVQAKYYCLAAAAALLKYLEFIQNSVYAAKSLKVSFKGSEQTTMIDSASATNLELVVNNRDHRSEHSLLGVLNHTKTPGGARRLRSNILEPLVDVDTINIRLDAVHELLQDEDLFFGLKNAIGHFLDIDQLLSVLVQIPKQETVQVAEAKITHVIQLKHTLDLVPRLRMVLKNCNTALLKAYSTSLEDTRFDLILEQIKTVINDDTTYLKGSLNMRTQKCYAVRPNVNEFLDIARRAYTEIVDDIAGLVNQMGEKYGFPMRTSFSTARGFFIQMKLEGVVLPGGNLPPEFIKVSKLKNNYGFTTADLMKMNDRCDEALREIFHISYVVICQLLSTVHEHIHCLYKLSDAVSMLDMLLSLANACTISDYVRPEFTDTLAIKQGRHPILERMAGQQPVSNNSYISEGSNFVIITGPNMSGKSTYLKQVALCQIMAQIGSFVPADYASFRVADQIFTRIGVDDDFETNSSTFMLEMKEISYIIHNASDRSLIIIDELGRGTGAEEGIGLCHSVCEFLLGLKAFTLFATHFLELCQLESLYPNVENQHMEVQHTRSVDTDDESVVYTYLLSRGCSEERHYGLRAAEMTALPSSLIQEAKIIASNVSQQLLAKHHSDPETQRQRAVYHLATRLLQAARNSRLDPDSLRMYLKGLRKQYEAELQAAGQPESMDTEEE, from the exons ATGGCCAGTCTCAACTTGAAATGTCCAGAGCTCGTACTTTGTCAGTTTGCAGACACTGGGACGTATGCCAAG GTCATAACCAAGATTCACATCCTGGTGCCTCTGGAGATACTGATGCCAGACACGGCGAGTGAGAAGGGAAAAGGGACCAAGCTGTTCAAACTCATCACTGAGAACTTTCCG tgtgttgctTTCACTGCGATCCAAAGGAAGTATTTCAATGAGAGAAAAGGACTGGAGTACATTCAGCAGCTGTGCGCTCCAGAATTTGGCACCGTCCTCATGGAAGTGCAAGCTAA ATATTATTGCctggcagctgcagctgctttgcTGAAATACTTAGAGTTCATCCAGAACTCTGTCTATGCTGCCAAGTCTCTTAAAGTGAGCTTTAAAGGGAGTGAGCAGACAACCATGATAGACTCAGCCTCTGCCACTAACTTGGAGCTGGTGGTCAATAACAGAGACCACAG GAGCGAACATTCTCTTTTAGGAGTGCTTAACCACACAAAAACCCCTGGTGGTGCTAGAAGACTACGCTCCAACATTCTGGAGCCTCTGGTCGATGTGGACACCATTAACATACGACTGGACGCTGTGCATGAGCTGCTACAGGACGAGGATCTCTTCTTCGGCCTGAAAAATG CCATCGGTCATTTCCTTGACATTGACCAGCTGCTCTCGGTTCTCGTCCAAATCCCAAAGCAGGAAACA GTTCAGGTTGCTGAAGCAAAGATCACACATGTCattcagctgaaacacacattGGATCTGGTGCCAAGGTTAAGG ATGGTGTTGAAGAACTGCAACACAGCTCTACTTAAAGCATACAGCACCTCACTGGAAGACACCAG GTTTGACTTGATCCTAGAGCAGATCAAGACAGTGATTAATGACGACACGACCTACCTGAAGGGGAGTCTGAACATGCGCACTCAGAAGTGTTACGCCGTGCGCCCCAATGTCAACGAGTTCCTCGACATTGCCCGCAGAGCCTACACCGAGATAGTGGACGACATTGCCG GGCTAGTGAACCAAATGGGGGAGAAATACGGCTTTCCAATGCGAACCAGCTTCAGCACAGCTCGAGGATTCTTCATCCAGATGAAGCTTGAAGGTGTGGTTCTGCCTGGAGGGAATCTGCCGCCAGAGTTCATCAAG GTTTCCAAGCTCAAGAACAACTACGGCTTCACCACTGCAGACCTGATGAAGATGAACGACCGCTGCGATGAGGCCCTGAGGGAGATCTTTCATATTTCTTATGT GGTGATATGTCAACTGCTGAGCACCGTCCACGAGCACATCCACTGTCTGTACAAGCTCTCTGATGCTGTCTCCATGCTGGACATGCTGCTGTCTCTGGCTAACGCATGCACCATCTCAGACTATG TGCGTCCAGAGTTCACAGACACTCTGGCAATAAAGCAGGGTCGTCACCCCATACTGGAGCGAATGGCTGGACAGCAGCCTGTATCGAACAATAGTTACATCTCCGAGGGCAGCAACTTTGTCATCATCACTGGACCCAACATGAGTGGCAAGTCCACCTACCTCAAACAGGTGGCGCTGTGTCAGATCATGGCTCAAATAG GATCTTTCGTTCCGGCTGACTACGCCTCTTTTCGTGTTGCTGATCAGATCTTTACCAGAATTGGTGTCGACGATGATTTTGAAACTAACTCTTCCACcttcatgttggaaatgaaagaa ATCTCTTACATCATCCACAATGCAAGTGACAGGTCCCTGATCATCATAGATGAGCTGGGACGTGGTACCGGTGCTGAAGAGGGCATTGGCCTCTGTCACTCAGTGTGTGAGTTCCTCCTCGGTCTCAAG GCGTTCACCCTGTTTGCTACACACTTTCTTGAGCTGTGTCAACTGGAGTCTCTTTACCCAAACGTGGAGAACCAGCACATGGAGGTTCAGCACACGCGCAGTGTTGACACTGACGATGAGAGTGTGGTGTACACGTATCTGCTGAGTCGAGGATGCTCCGAGGAGAGGCACTATG GtctgagagcagcagaaatGACTGCCCTCCCTTCAAGTTTAATCCAAGAGGCAAAGATAATAGCCTCTAATGTCAGCCAGCAGCTCTTG GCCAAACATCATAGTGATCcagaaacacagaggcagagagctGTGTACCACCTGGCCACTCGCCTCCTGCAGGCTGCCAGGAACTCCAGACTGGACCCAGACAGCCTGCGGATGTATCTGAAAGGCCTGAGGAAGCAGTAtgaggcagagctgcaggccGCGGGGCAGCCAGAGTCAatggacacagaggaggagtga